Genomic window (Streptococcus suis S735):
TCAACGAGGCATTTGCAGCCCAATCAATTCCAGTTGTCAAACAACTCGGCATTGATCCTGCAAAAGTCAATGTCAATGGTGGTGCTATCGCCCTTGGACATCCAATCGGAGCTAGTGGTAGTCGAATCCTAGTCACTCTGATTCACGAATTAATCAAGCAAGAAAAAGAGCTTGGTCTTTGCTCACTTTGTATCGGAGGCGGTCAAGGCATCTCCCTAATCGTTTCCAATGCGCAAACAAGTTAACCTATCATTTGTACACAAAGGATATATTATGAACATCGGTATTGATAAAATCGGATTTGCGGCACCCGATTATGTTTTAGATTTGGCTGATTTAGCCCAAGCCCGCAATGTGGACCCAAATAAATTTAAGATTGGTCTTCTTCAGTCTGAAATGGCTGTAGCTCCTGTCACTCAAGATATTATCAGTCTTGGGGCAAAGGCTGCCGAAGCCATTCTGACAGAAGAAGATAAACAAACCATTGACATGGTTATTGTCGGCACAGAATCTAGCGTAGATCAAAGTAAGGCTGCCGCCGTCACCATTCATGGATTACTCGGTATTCAGCCCTTCGCTCGCTCCATCGAGATGAAGGAGGCTTGTTACGGTGCAACGGCTGGACTAAGTCTTGCCAAAAGCCATATCGCTCAATTCCCAGAATCAAAAGTCCTAGTCATTGCTAGTGATATTGCAAAGTATGGAGTCGCTTCTGGCGGTGAACCTACCCAAGGTGCTGGGGCAGTTGCCATGTTGGTAACCGCAAACCCACGAATTTTGGTCCTCAACAATGATAATGTCTGCCAGACACGTGACATCTACGACTTCTGGCGTCCCAACTACGACAAATATCCACGTGTTGATGGTAAATTTTCAACTGAACAGTACACCGATTGCTTGACGACAACTTTCGACTACTATCAACAAAAAACAGGCAAAACCCTCAACGATTTTGCTGCCATGTGCTTACATATTCCTTTCTCCAAGCAAGGGCTTAAAGGACTGCAAGCTATTGCTCAGGATGAAGAAACTCTTAGTCGCTTGACAGAACGTTTCCAGGAAGCTATCGTCTATAATAAAGTCGTCGGCAACATCTACACTGGCTCTATCTTCCTCTCTCTTCTTTCCCTTTTGGAAAATAGCAGAGCGTTAGAGACAGGGGATCAAATCCTCTTTTATAGCTATGGTAGCGGCGCTGTCTGTGAAATTTTCAGCGGTCAACTCGTTGAAGGTTATCGCAACCACTTACAAGAAAATCGTTTAGAACAACTCAATCAGCGTACAAAACTCAGCGTTAAGGAATACGAACAAGTCTTCTTTGAAGAAATTACCCTTGATGAAACCGGTTCATCCCTTGACCTACCAGAAGACCAAAGTCCCTTTGCCCTTATCAAAGTGGATAATCACAAACGTATCTATCGTAAATAAAAGCCAAAACGGCGCCCTTTGGCTCTCACCAAGGGGCGCTTTCCTATAGAAAGAGGAACCTATGTCAACTTTTTCCGGATTTTATAAAAAATCACGCCAAGAGCGCATTGATATTCTCCGTCAGAATCGTTCCCTAGCCGAAGATAGCTTAGACATTCTATACAAAGACGAAAACCTGCCAGAAGCAATTGCGGGAAAGATGGCAGAAAATCATCTAGGAACGTTTTCCTTACCTTTTTCTGTACTTCCAGAACTTCTAGTGGATGGACAAACTTACTCTGTACCGATGGTTACTGAAGAACCTTCTGTGGTTGCAGCTGCATCTTTCGGAGCCAAAATCATCGCTAAATCTGGCGGTTTTACAACGACTATTCACAACCGTATCATGATTGGACAAGTTGCTCTCTACGATATTTCGGACCATAGCAGAGCGACACAGGCGATTCTTGACCATAAGGAGAGTATTTTAGAAAATGCCAATCAAGCACACCCTTCCATTGTCAAACGAGGGGGCGGTGCAAGAGAATTGACTGTTGAGAGTAAGGATGAGTTTTTGATTGTCTATCTTCAGGTTGATGTACAAGAAGCCATGGGAGCCAATATCCTCAATAACATGTTAGAAGCTGTTAAGGATGACTTAGAAGAGCTCAGCAAGGGACAGGCTTTGATGGGAATCCTCTCCAACTATGCAACGGAGTCACTGATCACCGCCCAATGCCATATTGCCATCTCTAGTCTGGCTACCAGCTCTGCCATTGCTCAAGAAACTGCTCAAAAAATAGCCCTGGCAAGCAAACTGGCGCAAGTGGACCCTTATCGTGCTGCGACACATAACAAAGGGATTTTTAATGGTATAGATGCTGTCGTTATCGCTGCAGGAAATGACTGGCGGGCAGTCGAAGCCGGAGCCCATGCTTATGCCAGCCGTGATGGACAATACAAGGGGCTTTCTACTTGGTCTATTGATGGCGAGCACTTGGTCGGCTCCATCACCCTACCTCTTCCGATCGCCTCCGTCGGCGGCTCGATCGGGCTCAATCCAAAGGTAGCAGTCGCTTTTGACCTTCTCCAACAACCAAAGGCACGCCAATTAGCTTCTATCATCGCTTCTGTCGGTCTCTGTCAGAACTTTGCTGCCCTGCGTGCTCTTGTTACTTCAGGGATTCAGGCTGGTCACATGAAGCTCCACGCAAAATCCCTAGCGCTACTTGCTGGCGCCGAGGAGCATGAAGTAGACCAACTAGCCCAACTCCTGCGGAAAGAAAAGCACAGCAACCTAGAAACTGCTCAAAACTTATTAGCAAAAATGAGAGAACATTGGGAGTGGGAAAGACATCCATGATGGCTCCGCCCTCACCCACAGAATAATGAAAACGAACATAAAGCCCTCACTAGGTGTATAATCTTAGTGAGGGCTTTGTGGTTGACGAGTTACTGATGTTAGTCATCGCGGGAAAAACTAACCCACTCTACTGACGAGCACCCCAAAATATGCGATAGGCATGAGTATAAAAATACGACTACAATTCGGTAGATAAGCTCTCTAATTTTTAGAAGGAGGGAATTATCATGGAGGTTCTCTATCAATCTTGTGCAGGTATTGATGTCCATCAAGCCAATATTGTCGTCTGTATCCTACATGGACCACTCACCTCAACTCGTCCAAAGCGTGAGATGGCTACATTTGATACAACGACTAAAGGCCTACGTGCTTGCCACGATTTTCTCAGTCAATTTCATGTGGAAGCTGTTGGTATGGAAAGCACCGGTGTCTATTGGCGACCTGTCTGGCATGCTCTATGTGATGACTTCGAGTTGATACTCGCTCAACCAGCCCACATGAAGGCTATTCCAGGTCAGAAAACCGACAAGAAGGACGCTCACTGGATTGCCAAATTAACACGGATTGGTCTGCTTCCTCGGAGTTTCGTTCCCGATGAAACCATTCAAGAATTGAGGGAGTTGACCAGACAACGAAAACATTATGTGGAAAGTCGCAATCGAGAAACAAACCGTATCCATAAAATTCTTCAGTCAGGTGGTATCAAGCTAACAACCTATATTGAAGATATTATGGGGCTATCTGGTCGCAATCTCCTTCAGCTACTGGTTGATGGGACGCCTATTACACCTCGCATTGT
Coding sequences:
- a CDS encoding hydroxymethylglutaryl-CoA synthase encodes the protein MNIGIDKIGFAAPDYVLDLADLAQARNVDPNKFKIGLLQSEMAVAPVTQDIISLGAKAAEAILTEEDKQTIDMVIVGTESSVDQSKAAAVTIHGLLGIQPFARSIEMKEACYGATAGLSLAKSHIAQFPESKVLVIASDIAKYGVASGGEPTQGAGAVAMLVTANPRILVLNNDNVCQTRDIYDFWRPNYDKYPRVDGKFSTEQYTDCLTTTFDYYQQKTGKTLNDFAAMCLHIPFSKQGLKGLQAIAQDEETLSRLTERFQEAIVYNKVVGNIYTGSIFLSLLSLLENSRALETGDQILFYSYGSGAVCEIFSGQLVEGYRNHLQENRLEQLNQRTKLSVKEYEQVFFEEITLDETGSSLDLPEDQSPFALIKVDNHKRIYRK
- a CDS encoding hydroxymethylglutaryl-CoA reductase, degradative; translated protein: MSTFSGFYKKSRQERIDILRQNRSLAEDSLDILYKDENLPEAIAGKMAENHLGTFSLPFSVLPELLVDGQTYSVPMVTEEPSVVAAASFGAKIIAKSGGFTTTIHNRIMIGQVALYDISDHSRATQAILDHKESILENANQAHPSIVKRGGGARELTVESKDEFLIVYLQVDVQEAMGANILNNMLEAVKDDLEELSKGQALMGILSNYATESLITAQCHIAISSLATSSAIAQETAQKIALASKLAQVDPYRAATHNKGIFNGIDAVVIAAGNDWRAVEAGAHAYASRDGQYKGLSTWSIDGEHLVGSITLPLPIASVGGSIGLNPKVAVAFDLLQQPKARQLASIIASVGLCQNFAALRALVTSGIQAGHMKLHAKSLALLAGAEEHEVDQLAQLLRKEKHSNLETAQNLLAKMREHWEWERHP